Part of the Centroberyx gerrardi isolate f3 chromosome 11, fCenGer3.hap1.cur.20231027, whole genome shotgun sequence genome is shown below.
AAACTGTTTCatgatcatgttttttttttatttaaaataaatcttGATAGATGCACTGTAAGAAATTGAAATGATCTAACCCCTTTTCTTTGTTATTTTGAGAAAAAGAAGATTTTAAGACCCTCTACAAGATTAAATAACTTAAGAAAGACATGTTTGCCGTGCGAGTCAAAAAGTATTCGCAAATACATTCTGTTTGTGGTTTGGTCTGCTGCCGGataaagtttagacaatcacagcaaTGTAATTTAAAGACAATATAGTAGCTACACTTTGCTTTTATTCACAACATACCTCATACTGTCTGCATTATTCTGTTGCATTAAACCCCAGCTGGAACTCCTAGCAGATTAAAACAACAGTTAAGAAATATTTACAACTACTATTTGAGCTGAGCCATGAAAACCAACTAGAACACCAGCAGCGGCCACCTGGGGGCGCCAGAGTGTTTTCCTAGTTTAACTTTAAAGGATCTTGTGAATTTTCAGTTGAAGTaaaaccagaggtggggactccacttgatgcatgaagagaagacttgagacttgacttgacttgggttctggtgacttgggacttgactctgacttgtactttgatgacttgaaaaggtttctaaagtcttgacttgagatcttgtgtttgtgtaaatgacttagattgaaagtgatgagatttgttccagcggacgactgaatttaaattctgttttctgaatttgtatggaatgattgaatttattgaagttgaaactgattatagaaatcaaactcatgatgctcttaccaagtttttatcctattaaaaccatattgcattgaaaagtcctagatatttagttttctttaagatattaaattgatactggactcttgatttgttctgacttgacttgctgttctacatttagacttgggacttgacattaatgacttggacttgacttggacttgacaatctacatttatcatttaaatttGGACTATGTGACCTGTCatttgtccctttgttttgtttccccactgttGCACACACCagagtggaagttggcagagtggtaaagctcaggtctttggaccacaaggttgtgagttcaagtccctgatgAACTTTGACCATTTTTGAAGTTTCataaaaagtaaatcaacactaaatcacacactgcagaaaactcaaagcaggtgtttgacatcatctgtcagtggcaaaatacctgattggcatcactgattggggtgtggccagacctttcaacccacagagagcagtgcagcagcagttttctggcccatgtgacttactattgttttattcattaatggagagcactacaatgttttataaagtgattagcactgtcagtcagtcaatcataggctgcagtatcacactacttctccctttagtgaGTTTCTCCTCACTAAACCTGTAACAggtgtttggctcagtaggtaaagcatcagcctttcatgtggaaggttgtgggttcaaatccagactTGTCCTGTCTAAAGTCATTAGTCATCAAGGACaaataatagaaagtttggccgtTGTGAACAACTCCAGCAATGTGGTTACAATGAAAAGatgaacttgacagaagtcacgggtcaacacaaaagccggtgttagactgcatgtttgatcttcacaacatgtcagttttgtgtctttctaccttctgtaatgttttgtctgtctgtcttatcaaattgtgcttggacccctcagTCGCCACTTGCAGCTATATTCCTTATTATTTCTGATTTAAACCTTTATCTTTCGGAGGGATCACTGTTGAAAATTTAagtttaagtaaatttaagttTAATTTTTAGGGTCAGAAGGAAACATTTGTGTCTCAGCCTGTTGCTGGGAGCACTGTCCACATTTCCTTCTGCATCTCTACTGTCTGCATCTCTACTGTCTGCATCTCTACTGTCTGCATCTCTACTGTCTGCATCTTTACTGTCTGCATCTCTACTGTCTGCATCTTTACTGTCTGCATCTCTACTGTCTGCATCTTTACTGTCTGCATCTCTACTGTCTGCATCTTTACTGTCTGCATCTCTACTGTCTGCATCTCTACTGTCTGCATCTCTACTGTCTGCATCTTTACTGTCTGCATCTCTACTGTCTGCATCTCTACTGTCTGCATCTTTACTGTCTGCATCTCTACTGTCTGCATCTTACAGAAGAACAGCGGTGACATGTGGAGTTACAGCCTGTTTATTTCTGTGTACACCGAGTTTACTTTTACTCCAATCAATTCACAATGCATGTTGtatgaaattagatttttttttaacatttactggttaattgacatttttaaaattcaaacttTACTGtttcaaacctagcttgaaatgaactgtcCCGGCAGAGATGCCCTAAATAAGAACACATGGATATGACATTAAACTTTTTAGACACCCTGATGAAAGCTTTTTAAAGTTAAAACCCTCACGAGCGGCTGGTCTGGGATcaatttccttttttcttcaaatGCTTCCCACATTATTGacattgttttatatttcatacAGTGCAATAATTATAGCTTGAATAAATTAGTGAAAAAAGTCGATGGCACTTTTTTCCAAAAAACTAAACTTGAAACAGTTGAAGTGGCTTTGGAAATCCGTGAAATCTTTTAACCCTATTGGCAGTTAGTCTcctcacttgtttcaagaaaacgTGAACTGATTTCAGACTTAATACCAGATTAAACTAATTGTTACGATAGACATTTATCAGTTTACCAAGACAGGCTTCCCTTAATTTCTCCCAATTACCAATTCCAATTACTCTTGTGAGCCTGCATCGTGGGTTGAGACTAAACCCAGGATAGTCTGATCTCTCTCAGACGGCCTTCCCCATGATGAGGAGGCTCATGAAGAAGACCATGATGAAGAAGAGCCACATGAAGAAGCGGTCCATGACTTTGGCGACCTTCCTCCACTCCCCGATGAGTCTCTGCGCGTGCCGCTGGTCCTGGTAGCAGTTGGCGATGTACTCGATGTTCCTGCGCAGACCCTGGTGCTGGCAAACACACTGCGTCTTCACCAAGATCTCCTTCCTGTTCTCCCctgctccgcctcctcctccacctggccccgcccctccacctCGCTCTGCTCCGTCCATACCTTTCTTTTCCTCAGTgtaccctcctcttcctcctccggcAGCTCCTTCCTCCTCCGAGTGATCGATGCTGACGAACAGATCCTCTTTCCAGTCCGTCTGCTTGTTGTAATCCGTCCCGGGCTTCGGAGGCTCCCCCGGCCCGTCCTcgccgcccctccctccccacgcCTGCCCGTTCACGTCCCAGTTCGTCCCTCTGGGGTTGCTGAGGGCCGGCGGGGCGTCGGGCTCCTCCTGCGACGGAGCCCGTTTCCCGGGCGACCCTCCGCCCAGGCAGTTCTCGCCGACCTCGTAGACGAAGCAGATGCGGGCCAGGTAGTGCAGGATGAAGCGCCGGGCCCATTCCGGGACGGGACGGGCCTCCGGACCGCAGTGGTGGATGTTCATGATGAAGATGGTCAGCGCTGTTGACGCGGTGATCATCGTCATGGTAGCGATGTAGTACTTCCCTGTTGAAAGAGGAAATGCAAAGTAAAGATCAGCGAGAGCACAAAAAACATCCAACAGTCATGCtttaagtaataatccatgacattttcttgttttttaatAGATTATCTTTTGCCATTTTATATTAGACAGATGAAagtggaaagagacaggaaagactgggagagagagggatgacatgcaacaaaggtcccggGCCGGATTCAACCCCGGGACGTCGGGGCGGTATGCACCTAtgtccagttcatgaaagttaaTTTGCACGCTCAGCtcgtaattctgatatttccgacagcaccttgaaggcagcataatgtTCAGTTGTTAGGTCGACTCGGTCGCAAATGTATACACAACAAGTTTATTCTAAGTTTGCACTCATTGCAACTCTCTCTACAGAGGAACGTCAGtgaaatacctaaaatgtaaaaggagCAGAAAGATCTCACACAGACTTAAGAGTCCTGCCAAAGATGGACGAGCTCTTGGCAGAAGTGAAGAGACTCACCAGTATAACTGCTCCTCTAATAGACCACAGGCCGGCGATTATTGAGCTGTGATTGCGGGACATTAAATAACTCCAGACAGGCCTCATCGACCCCGGGCCTCCTGCTCATTACAGCAGCGTTATCCAACTAAACATATTCAGGATATTTACGAGCGGTCCAAC
Proteins encoded:
- the LOC139919730 gene encoding neuronal acetylcholine receptor subunit alpha-10-like; the protein is MADFVPNVEWEVLGMPAKKNVILYGCCSEPYPDITYTLHLKRRSSFYIFNLLIPCMMISFLAPLGFYLPADSGEKVSLGVTVLLALTVFQLLVAESMPPSESVPLIGKYYIATMTMITASTALTIFIMNIHHCGPEARPVPEWARRFILHYLARICFVYEVGENCLGGGSPGKRAPSQEEPDAPPALSNPRGTNWDTQCVCQHQGLRRNIEYIANCYQDQRHAQRLIGEWRKVAKVMDRFFMWLFFIMVFFMSLLIMGKAV